ACACCTGTATTAAttaatgtaattattaaattcatatataaaaatttGTGGCCGACATTATTCGTGCCTTAGTAAACATGGTTCTTGGGTGCGTCTTTATGTGTTAGTACCACGAAGGTTGTGAAACACTGCCATGTAAGTTATATTGGGATTTAGTTTTCTTCTGGGCTTGTGTTTACACAAAGGTAATTATCATCAGTGTGAGAGACATGAATATGGAAAGTTTGTTCTAGATATTTTGTGCTACTATTTAGTGGTAGATATTTAGTCCTATTTTGTACCACTGTATACATTATGGTATTTGTTATTATTCTGCATTAcaaagatacacacatacaagaaTTTGCATTTTTAAGAATTTGTTTACAGCAAATGGTAGTCCTTATGATGGATATTAAGATTTTTAGAGGGGTGAGTTCAGTTCTGTGACATGGCAACCCCTACACCTCCTGTTGCCCCTCCCATTCATTCCCATTCACGTTTAACCAGATTTCTCATTAATCTTATTGGTCATATGTAAGCCCCCCACCCCACATTCATTGGTTGTGTGAACAGGTGTGgcatgttgtttttgtttttttgtttaacaAGGCAACGTTCTCCACATAAACTTTCAAATAATGTAAGAAACATACcaatgcacacacaacacaatgaGCCAGGACTCTGTACATTGAACACAACAGGGCAGGCCGGTTCATACTGTTGCATCTTGTTAGCTTGTAGGGTGTGGGCAACATGTGGGTGGCGTGTGGGTAATGTGTGGTAGTGTTGTGGGTGACGCGTTCCATCCAAACACGCtgtgtgttttttcttcttctgtctCAGCTGGAAAAAAGCGTCAGGCAGCTGAGAGAGAAGTTCCATGGCAAGATTCCAATCGACAAGGCAACTTTACTCATGCGCCGCTATGGCAACAACCACCGGATGGTCGCCATGGAAATCGTCCTGATGAAAGACAGAGGTAAAGGGAAAGACTTGTTCAGTCACTCTTCAATAATGACATCAATAGCATTGTGTGTTCTAGATGACTTACCCTTTAACCAAACATTAACGCCTGTCATTGTACATCACATGCTTTGCTTATAAGTCGTCTCTTACGCAGACCTGGATGAAGATGATGAGTGGTCTCTGGAGAACGACCCCGTCGTGAAGGTAAGCTTCACCTCGTTTGGATAACAGCTCGGCACTTATCGTCACGGGACGTACACAGCGTGTTTGGCATGAGTGAAACTGAGTGAGTTTCCTGCTCGCACACAGAATGTGGTGCAGAAACTGGAAgcggaggagagagagcaggtaacatcacacacacacacacacacacacacacacacacacacacatacacacagggttGCAGGTGTAGTGCAGGATTTTGATTGGATAATCAAAACCACGTTACAGGACAATAAGGAAGAGCGTCCGTCGAGAGTGGGCGCGGACTCTCGTAAGAAGGTATGTGATGTTCTGTTCTGAGTGAAGGTGCCTGATTAAACACCAGAAGCTTGTATGCACTGACCTGTCATCTCTCTCCAGTCTAAAGCCAACAAAGACCCCCAAGAGGACAGAGACATACAGGTCAGTTATCCTAAACCTTCTCTAAATATACATTAACACCTCAACAGACTCAAGACGGGAGCCAAAGGTCACCGCACCTCTGACCTCACACTGTAAATGTTTGGGGAGCTGTGAGGTTTCAGCTGTTGTGCCCTGCAGGACCTCGGACAGCGACTCCGCGTCCTGCCCCTGACGGAAAAGAACAAGCGCATGTTTGACCAGGCGCAGAAGGACCTCATCCCATCCACCATCCACCAGTTCGCCTGCCAGCAGTGCGACCAGGACTGGTGGAGACGGGTCCCGCAGAGGAAGAGGGTACGGGACGCATGACATGTTACGCCCAAGGGCCCGAGTTTAGCGCCTCGCTCGGCGTCTGAGCTGTGGTCTTCCCCAGGTGTCACGCTGTCACCGGTGCAGGCGGAGGTACGACCCGGTGCCTCCGGACAAGATGTGGGGCATCGCCGAGTTCTTCTGCCCGAACTGCGCTCGATCGTTCAAGTAAGAGGTCACGTCGCAAAGGTTGAAATAACACCTGCACCGACACCGGTGGGTGCCGGTGGTGTAGAGCTGAAGGTTTGACCTGTTCTGGTGTGTGGGCAGGTCCAGGTGAGGAGCAGAATCACTGCTCATAAAGGAGTCATCATAAAGGAGTGACGCCTAGACCCTGTTGCTGAATGCACTTAGACACACAGTCGAGCTCACTGGCAATCTTGACGTGTTTAAGTTACGTGCATGTTTCACAGTGTCTGCAGGTGTCCATGACCCATAATCCCCTGTGTTTAAGCATGCTAAATGTGCCTGGAGTCACTTGTGTCCTCCCCCAGGGGCTTCGGCCGAATGGACCTGGGCTCCCCCTGCTACGGCTGCCGGGCCATCATCCTCCCTTCCGAGATCCTGCCTCCACGACGTAAAGTGACCGACAAGCTTAGAGTGAGATACCAGCACAGCTGCCTGGCTGAGGACTGCTACAACAGACAGGGTAACACAGCACCGCTGGCgcccactagatggcagcagaACATAATGTTTAGGCAGTTTAAAAGCGCACAAGCGTACGAGTGAACCAGGTAACTGTAGATTGTCAAGGTCGATATCAAAACCTGTAAGAAGTCTTGAAGGTGCTTTTTGAGGTGTTCATTACAGACTGGGCCCATTCGTCGATGTTGTATGTCGCCCCTCTGTCCGTCATTCTTATCAGCATCCATCGCCAGTCGCTTTCACGATGGGGCCACGGTAGTGAAGAGCACACTGATAAGAAAATGACAAGCACAGCATTTTAACAAGAGCCGTTGCACACCAGTCACCGTCGAGATAAAAGTGATCTGGCACCCGAAGCGTCCAGTGTAAACGTCCAGTTTCCACACACTGGTGTGGAACTTGACCGTGGTTGGAGGTTGGCTAATACAAATCTTGCATAGTGACAGACGGTTTTTGGTGTTACTAATAACTAAAAGCTAATCATCACTAAAAGCATAATTTTTCTTTCATGTGTgcattcgtgtgtgtgcgtgtcccaGAGCCCCATGTGCCTGGCACAGAATGCGTGCACCCCCGCAGCAGGATGAGAAACAAGAAGCCGCGTGTGGTGAACCCCAGCCAAGCCCACTTCAGCACGGGCTCCACGGTGGCCACGTGCGTGAGTCAGGGCAGCCTGGTGGAGCAGCTCTACAGCCTCATCCTGGACGACATCGGCGAGCAGGACGAGGAGAGCGACACGGAGTCAGACGGCAGCGGTTGAAGGGGCGTGGCTCCGCATGGCAGCCCacgccccctccacccccacccccacacggATGTCAGCGGGGAAACCAGTTCTCGAGCTAAGCAGACGAGCAAACCCCAGAACTGCGCATTCACGTTCCGAATCGCATTACGTCTGCACGGTGTTATGGGGGAGCCGAGGCCTCCAGAAGTTCAGGACACCTAAAGCAGCTTTTGTATATAAATATTTGCTGTCATTGTGTTAACGAGTCACATCAAATCATGTTTAGTTTTACATCTTCAGACATTTGTGGATAAACACTAAGGATAAGGCCACTAGGGATGATCCTGTTTGCGTTGGATTGGGTAGCCACACTGATGTTTTGTTCAGTCCAAATCCATCCTTGGTTAAAGGAAATACAGTTTGGCTAAAAGAAAGGACAATTCATTCATCAGTAGGGGTCCAAGACTCGCAAAGCCAAGCAAAGTTAAACCCACAAAACCACAGTTTAAATCACATGAAACCTTTTATTCTTCTGTAGGcttacatttttcatttttcagcaGCACACTACAATTTTGATGTAGTTCTTTCCTATACActtcacaatatatatataat
This Brachyhypopomus gauderio isolate BG-103 chromosome 6, BGAUD_0.2, whole genome shotgun sequence DNA region includes the following protein-coding sequences:
- the shfl gene encoding shiftless antiviral inhibitor of ribosomal frameshifting protein homolog isoform X2 translates to MRRYGNNHRMVAMEIVLMKDRDLDEDDEWSLENDPVVKNVVQKLEAEEREQDNKEERPSRVGADSRKKSKANKDPQEDRDIQDLGQRLRVLPLTEKNKRMFDQAQKDLIPSTIHQFACQQCDQDWWRRVPQRKRVSRCHRCRRRYDPVPPDKMWGIAEFFCPNCARSFKGFGRMDLGSPCYGCRAIILPSEILPPRRKVTDKLRVRYQHSCLAEDCYNRQEPHVPGTECVHPRSRMRNKKPRVVNPSQAHFSTGSTVATCVSQGSLVEQLYSLILDDIGEQDEESDTESDGSG
- the shfl gene encoding shiftless antiviral inhibitor of ribosomal frameshifting protein homolog isoform X1 gives rise to the protein MSRFQEEVELEKSVRQLREKFHGKIPIDKATLLMRRYGNNHRMVAMEIVLMKDRDLDEDDEWSLENDPVVKNVVQKLEAEEREQDNKEERPSRVGADSRKKSKANKDPQEDRDIQDLGQRLRVLPLTEKNKRMFDQAQKDLIPSTIHQFACQQCDQDWWRRVPQRKRVSRCHRCRRRYDPVPPDKMWGIAEFFCPNCARSFKGFGRMDLGSPCYGCRAIILPSEILPPRRKVTDKLRVRYQHSCLAEDCYNRQEPHVPGTECVHPRSRMRNKKPRVVNPSQAHFSTGSTVATCVSQGSLVEQLYSLILDDIGEQDEESDTESDGSG